The Plasmodium yoelii strain 17X genome assembly, chromosome: 1 genome contains a region encoding:
- a CDS encoding histone H3, putative — protein MARTKQTARKSTAGKAPRKQLASKAARKSAPISAGIKKPHRYRPGTVALREIRRYQKSTDLLIRKLPFQRLVREIAQDYKTDLRFQSSAVMALQEAAEAYLVGLFEDTNLCAIHAKRVTIMPKDIQLARRIRGERS, from the coding sequence ATGGCACGAACAAAACAAACAGCAAGAAAATCAACTGCAGGTAAAGCCCCAAGAAAGCAATTAGCTTCAAAGGCAGCAAGGAAATCAGCTCCAATTTCAGCAGGTATTAAAAAACCACACAGATACAGACCAGGAACTGTCGCATTAAGAGAAATTAGAAGATATCAAAAATCCACTGATTTATTAATCAGAAAATTACCATTCCAAAGATTAGTAAGAGAAATTGCTCAAGATTACAAAACTGATTTGAGGTTTCAATCATCAGCAGTTATGGCACTTCAAGAAGCTGCAGAAGCATACTTAGTTGGTCTTTTCGAAGATACTAACTTATGTGCTATTCATGCAAAGAGAGTTACCATTATGCCAAAAGATATTCAATTAGCCAGACGTATTCGTGGAGAAAGATCTTAA
- a CDS encoding transketolase, putative, translated as MNTEIDIKCVNEIRMLAAELPLEANSGHQGAPIGCAPIAHILWGYVMNYYNEDTEWINRDRFVLSNGHTSSLLYTMLYLTEQGLNLDDLKKFRQLGSLTPGHPENYITKGVEVTTGPLGQGAANAVGMAICAHNLSEKYNTNDFEIFNNYIYALCGDGCMQEGVFCEAASLAGHLGLGRLILIYDDNKITIDGNTELSFTEDIGKKFESFNWEVKIVKDGNTDFEKIYKEIEECKKNLKQPSLIIVQTLSGFGTKVEGSHKSHGLALKDDDIKNAKKNLGLDSEKKFHISDKVKNFYKNVLQKNKENYMKWKETFDKYMLKYPEKGQEILRRFKKELPNNWENVLPKYTVSDSPLATRNLSGIALNCINKILPELIGGSADLTESNCTALKDEKDITKNSFANKYIRYGVREHGMVAISNGIYAYGGFEPFCGTFLNFYTYAFGALRLSALSNHHVLCIATHDSIELGEDGPTHQPIEVLALLRATPNINIIRPADGNEVSGSYLCHFKNSKTPTVLALCRNKVPHLKNTSAEGVLKGAYILEDFENNNDKQKVILSGCGSELHLCFEAKDILKSKHNLNVRIVSFPSWTMFKKQTKEYQTSIMMHNDPKIVRFYIEPASTFGFDTYFNTYIGLDQFGYSAPKNQIWNHLGFTSDNIVKKVLDFIQNQLN; from the coding sequence ATGAATACCGAAATCGATATAAAATGTGTGAACGAAATTCGTATGTTAGCTGCTGAATTGCCACTTGAAGCAAACAGTGGACATCAAGGAGCTCCAATTGGATGTGCTCCTATAGCACATATATTATGGGGATATGTaatgaattattataatgaGGATACAGAATGGATAAATAGAGATAGATTTGTATTATCGAATGGTCATACAAgttctttattatatacaatgTTATATTTAACAGAACAAGGATTAAATTTagatgatttaaaaaaatttcgTCAATTAGGAAGTTTAACACCGGGTCATCcagaaaattatattacaaAAGGAGTTGAAGTAACAACTGGACCATTAGGGCAAGGTGCTGCAAATGCTGTTGGTATGGCTATATGTGCTCATAATTTatcagaaaaatataatactaacgattttgaaatatttaataattatatatatgcattatgTGGAGACGGATGTATGCAAGAAGGTGTATTTTGTGAAGCAGCATCATTAGCTGGTCATTTAGGCTTAGGAAGATTAATACTAAtttatgatgataataaaattactATTGATGGTAATACAGAATTATCATTTACTGAAGATATTggaaaaaaatttgaatctTTTAATTGGGAAGTTAAAATAGTAAAAGATGGAAATACtgattttgaaaaaatatataaagaaatagaagaatgtaaaaaaaatttaaaacaacCATCATTAATTATTGTTCAAACATTATCTGGTTTTGGAACAAAAGTTGAAGGAAGTCATAAATCTCATGGTTTAGCATTAAAAgatgatgatataaaaaatgcaaaaaaaaatttgggTCTTGAttctgaaaaaaaatttcatatTTCTGATAAAGTAaagaatttttataaaaatgttttacaaaaaaataaagaaaattatatgaaatgGAAAGAAAcatttgataaatatatgttaaaatATCCAGAAAAAGGACAAGAAATTTTAAgaagatttaaaaaagaaTTACCTAATAATTGGGAAAATGTTTTACCAAAATATACAGTAAGTGATTCACCTTTAGCAACTAGAAATTTATCAGGTATAGCATTAAattgtattaataaaatattaccTGAATTAATTGGTGGAAGTGCTGATTTAACAGAATCTAATTGTACAGCTTTGAAAGATGAAAAAGATATAACTAAAAATTCATttgcaaataaatatataagatatgGTGTAAGAGAGCATGGTATGGTTGCTATATCAAATggtatatatgcatatggtGGATTTGAACCATTTTGTGGAacttttttgaatttttatacatatgcatTTGGTGCTTTAAGATTATCAGCCTTATCAAATCATCATGTTTTATGTATAGCCACACATGATTCAATAGAATTAGGAGAAGATGGTCCTACACATCAACCTATTGAAGTGTTAGCATTATTAAGAGCAACcccaaatataaatattattagacCAGCAGATGGAAATGAAGTATCAGGCTCTTATCTTTgtcattttaaaaattccAAAACCCCAACTGTTTTAGCTTTATGTAGAAACAAAGTAccacatttaaaaaatacatcAGCAGAAGGTGTATTAAAAGGTGCTTATATATTAGaagattttgaaaataataatgataaacaAAAAGTTATTTTAAGTGGATGTGGATCTGAATTACATTTATGTTTTGAAGCCAAagatattttaaaaagtaAACATAATTTAAATGTTAGAATTGTAAGTTTTCCATCATGGACCatgtttaaaaaacaaaCGAAAGAATATCAAACATCTATTATGATGCACAATGATCCCAAAATAGTTCGATTCTATATTGAGCCTGCATCTACTTTTGGATTTGATACTTattttaatacatatataggTTTGGATCAATTTGGATATTCAGCTCCTAAAAATCAAATATGGAATCATTTAGGTTTTACATCTGATAATATCGTTAAGAAGGTTTTGGATTTTATTCAAAATCAACTAAACTGA
- a CDS encoding SNARE associated Golgi protein, putative, protein MKKEKHKITPHEIKYISDSKIKNNNVKINLFYIILIFLIYILGVVLYICVMPGLNVDSKNKLKVLIPKNFKDLTNILNVGKIKILYEALISYRNEHGVILLILLSLFYISYNSFPLFLWWMTGAGSGITILIGAFYNYTFSIIYCTILSIISSLIAYVVYSMYGKSVIEYFLKDPLAKFNEQINKRVKTTFDLFSYIAILRLTPIFPNTLINILAPCLSLPIIPLVFATFVGNLPNIIILVSIGQTINRLSSIDMTHQFYVPIAFIILLILFQRIMKYTYIETKKDKEL, encoded by the exons atgaaaaaagaaaaacacAAAATAACTCCccatgaaataaaatatatttccgattcaaaaataaaaaacaacaatgttaaaataaaccttttttatattatattgatatttttaatatatatcttaGGAGtcgtattatatatatgtgtaatgccag GCCTGAATGTAGACAGTAAAAATAAGCTAAAAGTATTGATTCCCAAAAATTTTAAagatttaacaaatatattaaatgtcggtaaaataaaaattttatatgaagCTTTAATATCATATAGAAATGAACATGGTGTAATATTGTTGATtcttttatcattattttacaTTTCTTATAATTCATTTCCACTATTTTTATGGTGGATGACAGGAGCTGGTAGTGGCATAACAATATTAATAGGagcattttataattatacattttcTATAATATATTGTACAATACTATCCATAATATCCTCTTTAATTGCTTATGTTGTTTATAGTATGTATGGCAAATCAGTGatagaatattttttaaaagatcCACTTGCAAAATTTaatgaacaaataaataaaagagtGAAAACTACTTTTGATTTGTTTTCATATATAGCAATTTTAAGATTAACTCCGATTTTTCCAAATACCTTAATAAACATACTTGCACCATGTTTATCTCTACCTATTATTCCACTTGTATTTGCTACATTTGTTGGGAATCTTCCTAATATCATTATATTAG tTTCAATAGGCCAAACCATTAATAGATTGTCATCTATTGATATGACACACCAGTTTTATGTGCCCATAGCTTTTATAATATTGTTGATACTTTTTCAGagaataatgaaatatacatatatcgaAACAAAAAAGGATAAAGAATTATAA
- a CDS encoding succinate dehydrogenase subunit 3, putative, with amino-acid sequence MPKKFIRKDAFYLPALFLGGASLSHYFASKELDELEKETTKSIWGFSTGVVIGLIIGICIGTNYYYIFNKIFSFFDYFMKDDSEEKRN; translated from the coding sequence atgCCTAAAAAGTTCATAAGAAAAGATGCATTTTATTTACCGGCTTTGTTTTTGGGAGGAGCGTCTTTAAGTCATTACTTTGCATCAAAAGAATTGGATGAACTCGAAAAAGAAACTACAAAATCAATTTGGGGTTTTTCAACTGGTGTAGTAATAGGACTAATAATAGGTATATGTATAGGGACcaactattattatatttttaataaaatattttcattttttgattattttatgaaaGACGATTcagaagaaaaaagaaattaa
- a CDS encoding AP2 domain transcription factor, putative, which translates to MLRRYLMNNKPYNKSTYIIINHATNLEILNKNFSTFVQCKINPPSLFGLTFSYDKKFFGVKRVVQKRKYMLKLIQPHQECFDAEKYKKYLEKERLREKIDINNINIDNEKEVELYEDYLLNYKYNKREVEKNAILPLSLLSSSFIRRAIYSNRENILKNLKNINWKKYCCNVKGVRWHASGAWRVYFCKRNYQHNFFVKCDCYFRVSIYGFEKSKELAVLYRKRLEYEYILLMKRWKEIEMENAKKRKIIKESAKNYNNSDEEQEDNEQIINSTYNNEN; encoded by the exons ATGCTTAGAAGATATTTGATGAATAACAAACCTTATAATAAATCCACatacataattattaatCATGCTACCAACTTAGAAATATTGAATAAGAACTTTTCCACATTTGTTCAATGCAAAATTAACCCACCTTCATTATTTGGTCTAACTTTTTCTTATGACAAAAAATTTTTTGGAGTAAAAAGAGTGGTTCAAAAGAGAA AGTACATGTTAAAATTGATACAACCCCATCAAGAATGTTTCGATGcagaaaaatacaaaaaatatttagaaaaagaaaggttaagagaaaaaatcgatataaataatataaatattgataaTGAGAAAGAAGTGGAATTATATGaagattatttattaaattataaatataataaaagagaGGTTGAAAAGAATGCGATTCTCCccttatcattattatcatcctCCTTCATAAGAAGAGCTATTTATTCAAATagagaaaatattttaaaaaatttaaaaaacatcAACTGGAAAAAGTATTGTTGTAATGTTAAAGGCGTAAGATGGCATGCTAGTGGGGCATGGCGTGTCTATTTTTGCAAAAGAAATTATCAAcacaatttttttgttaaatgtGATTGCTATTTTCGTGTAAGTATATATGGGTTTGAAAAAAGCAAAGAGCTAGCTGTTCTTTATAGGAAAAGGCTcgaatatgaatatatactACTAATGAAAAGATGGAAAGAAATCGAAat GGAAAATgctaaaaaaagaaaaattattaaggAGTCagcaaaaaattataataactCTGATGAAGAACAAGAAGACAATGAACAAATAATTAATTCAACTTACAATAATgagaattaa
- a CDS encoding ATP synthase-associated protein, putative, translating into MLRLNNVRFFFKSKIRLSGGKQHPKWVVKDKEKYNIYTYDNSYYGENFRYNNFILHIRSYKYYIDYIIENVYRSLKNGCNFFILPLKNIILKHNPDVRYQLVALMAFFGTTSAITCYHNSIYQNIIDVTNMLELGVVDDMKDNNFFDTQSELQNKNINDYSQDHERLNELWEKALRDSTEKNSFNEMCNYLSIKDDEQIASFKPKHIWRYNMIPYGENNPDTQTFPIPSYEKPFRSFALNFTYNNLSGNWGDYIDRRDNKGSLLRPSRYMFTDVLIPATK; encoded by the exons ATG TTGCGATTAAATAATGTGaggtttttttttaaaagtaaGATTCGGTTAAGCGGTGGTAAGCAGCATCCAAAATGGGTTGTAAAGGATAAagaaaagtataatatatacacatatgaCAATTCATATTATGGGGAGAATTTcagatataataattttatactgCATATAAGATCatacaaatattatattgattatataatagaaaatgtTTATAGAAGTCTTAAGAATGGTTGtaactttttcattttgccactaaaaaatattattttaaaacacAATCCAGATGTTCGTTATCAGTTAGTAGCCCTTATGGCTTTTTTCGGAACCACCTCCGCTATTACTTGCTATCACAATTCcatttatcaaaatattattgaTGTTACAAATATGTTAGAATTAGGAGTAGTTGATGATATGAAAGATAATAATTTCTTTGATACACAAAGTGAATTgcaaaacaaaaatattaatgattatagCCAAGATCATGAAAGGCTAAATGAGTTATG gGAAAAGGCATTGAGAGATTCAACAGAAAAAAACAGTTTCAATGAAATGTGCAATTATTTATCCATTAAAGATGATGAACAAATTGCAAGTTTTAAACCAAAGCATATATGGAGATACAACATGATACCTTATGGAGAAAACAATCCAGACACACAAACATTCCCTATCCCATCATATGAAAAACCCTTCAGATCATTTGCTTTAAAttttacatataataatttatccGGAAACTGGGGAGATTATATTGATAGAAGAGATAATAAAGGATCCTTATTAAGACCATCAAGATACATGTTTACAGATGTATTAATACCCGCAACGAAATAG
- a CDS encoding SWIB/MDM2 domain-containing protein, putative, producing the protein MEPIDNLNPNNAFVDNCFEKEDVIKKLYNSVLTRTIKEIDEKKFNLIETSIKYENEINKCIDISNYYINEAFSSALKTEELRRKLRIHIYTVFNDGDKEINYPVDVKIENSENIYKYAIPSSFTFNIHGYILNKDENDYDSSESENVRSKKVKFENVYGNNLITPKEDDCKYSGTEIDDISENNEKIDYCNTNVMKFTSFFSTIMVVRDKETIIYDKKNKNYYDCDKLTFTRIINERKKETIKIFLFLDQKIPFFELSSDLKNLMKSSEETMPEIIKRIYEYSLENDLVGSNCVMKTDEVLKPILEVDEYEFSDLPNLLQKHLSIQKPIVLEHIVDLENEDESESIYDVVIDIFEPYMTLDEGKYKKFLLDSHHLNNLVNFLKMNEINDNKQSELNEGKDSNKSTKYTNNADHSCKIESHEDLVTEGADEINKNENDENVNSKEENDENTNVNVNNDNKSEYTQSIKEESFDSDINELHNNKIKNPQKNNMPSCISISIFEKINDIQNEINSIDDDIINILCKIKQKNSLRLRYTNFYENPCAFIDHVMNSKFPNNMENLSDHNYIYDQSANINDDNYYTLPWVHRGISKYLLIKNKNIDDVLKSVLNSMNLDYKRKIDDTNSNGNTKKKVNFGTENFNQRFKEHMNYNYNNSEVNNNHINNNVNNINHNNINGYDYFGNKNMNYNPSDFLKQPMQNYPYNNMSYENNIPAPMDNYPSSGFNNNMQPNQFIGNMNPENNYMQNNDNNFNVYNNQQIPPYQPQYMNFPFNGINPQNNFNPMYDGNMPMDIYSNNNFYNSNNLGS; encoded by the coding sequence atggaACCCATTGATAACTTAAATCCAAATAATGCATTTGTTGACAATTGTTTCGAGAAAGAagatgtaataaaaaaattgtataactCAGTTTTAACAAGGACAATTAAGGAAATCGATGAAAAAAAGTTCAATTTAATAGAAACatcaataaaatatgaaaatgaaataaataaatgtattgATATAagtaattattatataaatgaagcATTTTCATCTGCATTAAAGACAGAGGAATTAAGGCGAAAATTACGGATTCACATATATACAGTCTTTAATGATGGagataaagaaataaattatcCTGTTGATgtaaaaattgaaaattctgagaatatatataaatatgcaatACCATCATCATTTACTTTTAATATTCAtggttatattttaaataaagatgaaaatgattACGATTCATCGGAATCTGAAAATGTACGTTcaaaaaaagttaaatttgaaaatgtatatggtaataatttaataacaCCTAAAGAAGATGATTGTAAATACTCAGGTACAGAAATTGATGACATATCTGAAAACAATGAGAAAATTGATTATTGTAATACGAATGTTATGAAATTTacatcttttttttcaacaatAATGGTTGTGAGAGATAAagaaacaattatatatgataaaaaaaataaaaattattatgattgTGATAAATTAACATTTACACgtataataaatgaaagaaaaaaagagacaataaaaatatttttatttttggatCAAAAAATACCATTTTTTGAGCTTTCAtctgatttaaaaaatttaatgaaatCATCTGAAGAGACAATGCCTGAAATCATAAAAcgtatatatgaatatagtTTAGAAAACGATTTAGTTGGTTCTAACTGTGTTATGAAAACTGATGAAGTGTTAAAACCAATATTAGAGGTTGATGAATATGAGTTTTCTGATTTACCCAATCTTTTGCAAAAGCACTTATCCATACAAAAACCAATAGTTTTAGAACATATTGTCGACTTAGAAAACGAAGATGAATCTGAAAGCATATATGATGTTGTCATTGATATTTTTGAACCTTATATGACTTTAGATGAAGGCAAATATAAGAAATTTTTACTTGATTCTcatcatttaaataatttagtaaattttttaaaaatgaatgaaataaatgataacaaACAATCTGAATTAAACGAAGGGAAAGACTCTAACAAATCTACTAAGTATACAAATAATGCGGATCATTCTTGTAAAATAGAATCACATGAAGATTTAGTTACAGAAGGAGcagatgaaataaataaaaacgaaaatgatgaaaatgtaAATTCGAAGGAAGAGAATGATGAAAATACGAATGTCAATGTAAACAATGATAACAAAAGTGAATACACACAATCGATTAAAGAAGAATCTTTTGATAGCGATATAAATGaattacataataataaaataaaaaacccacaaaaaaataatatgcctTCTTGTATTTCAATTtcaatatttgaaaaaattaatgatatacaaaatgaaataaatagtaTTGATGatgatattataaatatattatgtaaaataaaacaaaaaaatagtttAAGGTTACgatatacaaatttttatgaaaatccATGTGCATTTATTGATCATGTTATGAATAGTAAATTTCCAAATAATATGGAAAATTTAAGCGAtcacaattatatatatgatcaATCAGCTAATATTAATGATGATAACTATTATACTTTGCCATGGGTTCATAGAGgaatttcaaaatatttattaattaaaaataaaaatattgacgATGTTCTTAAATCTGTTTTAAATTCAATGAATTTAGATTATAAGAGAAAAATTGATGATACAAATTCAAACGGAAATACAAAGAAAAAAGTAAACTTTGGTACAGAAAATTTTAATCAACGCTTTAAAGAACatatgaattataattaCAATAATTCTGAAGTAAACAATAATCATATTAACAATAACGTTAACAACATTAACcacaataatattaatggaTATGATTATtttggaaataaaaatatgaactaTAACCCATctgattttttaaaacaaccTATGCAAAATTatccatataataatatgagtTATGAAAACAATATCCCAGCCCCTATGGATAATTATCCATCTTCGggttttaataataatatgcaaCCTAATCAATTCATAGGAAATATGAATCccgaaaataattatatgcaaaataatgataataattttaatgtatataataatcagCAAATTCCACCATATCAACCACAATATATGAACTTTCCTTTTAATGGGATAAACCCTCAAAACAATTTTAATCCAATGTATGACGGTAATATGCCCatggatatatattcaaataataacttttataattcaaataatttggGCTCATAA
- a CDS encoding basal complex transmembrane protein 1, putative gives MDNITVNINNSNDFNEIIHEIKSKQLYNESRKDSKIAKLKLTTQKVNGSDNDDIKMINEFEAYMNKRVPNKNKNKKETTLHKLKSEQSLKKRNLSDTPIFPRITSLILDHEKDNSNSDYSYKTKNTKDYKINKYVSNNKFEKSSIYDIYAKTLKKLSIEGENNEESYYNDNSNITQEKINKNKSDMHTNDSDTSLHNSTSIYENPNSSIEKNRNYLKEKAIRNKDRNIKGRKKKKSDLIHRYNMNDSENVNFNTSRGNDTKDSYYNSFENSNLSNEEYTYKNSDRRYKQKNINQNKKENTFYYTNEERDKTYSNKSSFSQENLSVKGNGNYRKGDDDNNNNNNNNNEINNIPENGNNLNDHSSLSIENHKDKKEEAKNDNLIKKKKKKKTLSHSDNHSERDGSAKSLKIGNEMNMYHSLNDKIYKKRSTIYSKESLKYDKSDITTTDSEYYMNDKYQKYIKKQIPSIEDDYKHKEKLLKIVNSKNILSIRKILIIMREFYIGFIGLQLIYFITYLLFGNNSVYLIQIISISCTFFSLLDANYHGYLLNGFIDMCIAIFLNIAIIENIAGFITLQSNSVLKNITISNVVFLYFFSIFSFLNSYFIYKLHSLERKNIKYVIESIESKVDNDIKNKA, from the coding sequence ATGGATAACATTACGgttaacataaataatagtaatgACTTTAATGAAATTATACATGAAATAAAATCAAAACAACTTTACAATGAAAGTAGAAAAGATTCAAAAATagcaaaattaaaattaaccACACAAAAGGTTAATGGTagtgataatgatgatataaaGATGATAAATGAATTCGAGgcatatatgaataaaagagttcctaataaaaataaaaataaaaaagaaacaacTCTACACAAATTAAAAAGTGAGCAAAGTTTAAAGAAACGGAATTTGTCAGATACCCCAATTTTCCCACGTATTACTTCATTAATTTTAGATCATGAAAAAGACAACAGTAATTCAGATTATTcttataaaacaaaaaatacaaaagattataaaataaataaatatgtttctaataataaatttgagAAAAGTAGCATATATGATATTTATGCGAAAACATTGAAAAAACTTTCAATTGAAGgagaaaataatgaagaaagtTATTACAATGATAATAGTAATATAACccaagaaaaaataaataaaaataaatcagaTATGCATACTAATGATTCGGATACATCATTACATAATTCCACTTCAATATATGAAAACCCAAATTCGagtattgaaaaaaataggaACTATCTAAAAGAAAAAGCTATACGAAATAAAGATAGAAATATAAAAggacgaaaaaaaaaaaaaagtgatttAATTCATCGATATAATATGAATGATTCAGAGAATGTCAATTTTAATACTTCAAGGGGAAATGATACAAAAGACTCATATTACAACTCTTTTGAAAATTCAAACTTAAGTAATGAGGAATATACTTATAAAAACAGTGATAGAAGATATAAACAGAAAAACATAaaccaaaataaaaaagaaaatacattttattatacaaaTGAAGAGAGAGATAAAACTTATTCCAATAAATCATCTTTTTCTCAGGAAAATCTTAGTGTAAAAGGAAATGGAAATTATAGAAAAggtgatgatgataataataataataataataataataacgaaataaataatatacctgaaaatggaaataatttaaatgatcATAGTTCTTTATCGATTGAAAAtcataaagataaaaaagaggaagcaaaaaatgataatttaattaaaaaaaaaaaaaaaaaaaaaaccttAAGTCATTCTGACAACCATTCCGAAAGAGACGGTTCCGCAAAATCATTAAAAATTGGTAATGAAATGAATATGTATCATTcattaaatgataaaatatataaaaagagAAGCACAATATATTCGAAAGAGAgtttaaaatatgataaatccGACATTACTACAACTGATTCAGAATATTATATGAATgataaatatcaaaaatatattaaaaaacaaataccTTCTATTGAAGATGATTATAAACacaaagaaaaattattaaaaatcgtaaatagtaaaaatattttaagtaTTAGGaaaattctaataataatgagAGAATTTTATATTGGATTTATAGGATTACagcttatttattttataacatATCTTTTGTTTGGAAATAATAGTGTATATTTAATACAAATCATTTCAATATCATGTACCTTTTTTTCACTATTAGATGCTAATTATCATGGATATTTATTAAACGGATTCATTGATATGTGTatagcaatttttttaaatatagccattatagaaaatattgCTGGTTTTATAACCTTACAATCTAACAGTgtgctaaaaaatataactataTCAAATGTAGTTTTCCTCTATTtcttttcaatattttcatttttaaacagctattttatatataaattacatTCCCTTGAAaggaaaaatattaaatacgTTATAGAAAGCATTGAATCAAAGGTAGAcaatgatattaaaaataaagcatAG